The segment CTGAGAGTGAATGCAGGCAGCAGTGCTACAGCTTATATCCACATCTTGGATGTCGGGATACTCCGGTTGATCCTCCAGTACTGCAACAACTGAGTCAAGCTGAAGTGGTGTTTCAAATGAGTTTGTCAGCCCACCTCTGTCAGGCACGCCCTCCGTCCTGAAACATTTCCACCAGGTTTTCATTGCTTCGTTTATCACCTGGCCTTCACACTCCATCTGCACACAATATCTTATTTTCCCCTCCGCTGTTGTTGCTCTTGTGACAGTCAGCTGTAACAACTTGTCTGCTGTGAGCGTGGACAGCTCATCTGCGGCAGAGCTGTCCCAAGAACCACAGGAAGTATCAAAGCCTTCAAGCTCGCACATAAATGCCTGTGGTGGAACGTCCATGAGGGGTAGAGGCACTTCtctcacatttgaaatgtttacTGGAGACTTGTTTCCGTAGTCCACAAAGAGAACAGACAGCTCGTCTCCATCTTTGTCAAGGACTTCTGCACGATACCAAAGCTGATCATCATCAAAGAGAGCAATGCACAGGCTCCCAGGGAAGAAAACATCTGGGTCAATATGTCTGGCACCTGTTTTATCCCCAACTTCTGCGACACTGAAAGTTATCTGATCAAGTTCCTCAGAGTTAGCGGACTGACACCAGAAGGTCTGAGCATCATTTATGGCCGTGATGTAGACCTCTAACTGCTGCCCTACTAAAGATTCTTGGTGGTGGTCATGTAGGAAACAAGTGTTCAGTTGCGACTTCTCCGAGTTTTCTACCTCTTGGCTGATGCCAGAGATCCTGGCCGGCTCCCCCTTCGCTTCCTTCTCTGCGACGGTTTCAGGACATTCAGCGGGTACTTTACACACAACATCCACGCCGCCGTCTTCAAGTCTGACCTCCCACACAGATCCCACCTGTCGGATGAACTGGCATTTGAGCACCTTTTCCCCATCGCAGCCGACGTCTTCCTTGAAAGCAGACACCACCTCTGGATCGAGGGCTCTCTCTTCTCCAAGTACAGCAGCATCGCTCAGCGTACAGTGGGTGCTGTAAACGGGCAACTGCAAGAGGGGCTTCTGGAGTCGGACAATTTTGGAAATCTGTGTCACTGCTGCATTTCCAAAATCAACAAACTCAATGAGAGCCATTCCATTGTCATGGATTTCCTTCACGACTGCTCGGTACCACGAAGAATCGTCAGCAAATTCTGCTTGAATGAGGTCCCCTGGATGTACATCTTCAACAGCATTAACTTTTGGGGTAAATTCTGGATCATTGAGCTTTTCAACAAGGGATATTATTTCACTCTCTTCGTTTACACATTGCACATAGAAACTCAATGGGCTGTCGCAGTGTGAGACATAAACTTCGGCTGTCATAGCAGGTGCGATGTGTTTAGACGGCAGGTCTGAGAGTTTCGGGAGTTTTTCAGCATCGCTTTCCTCCTGGGACACTGTACCAGCTGATTTGGACTCGAGCTGCCTGGTGTCAGGGGGAAGATTCTCTTTTCTTGCTTTCACCGGAGAACCAACAGACTCCGAACTGTTATTTGGCATCGTTCCACGTGACTGCCTTTGATGTGGAGGTTTGTACAGCTCTAGAATAGCAGGCCTGATCTTCTGGCCATTTTCAGAAAGATGGTGTGCTGGCTTCTGTGCAGACTGCTGACTCACATCAGTAGATTTCCCCTCAAGCCTCAAATGGCGTGGAGGTTTCTGAGCAGAGAAATTACTCTTCTTCAAAGCTTGTTTATGGTTTTCGGTGTCTGCGAGTGGTTTCAGAAAAGACTTTGGTGTCTTTTGTGCATGATGCTCAAATGTTTTCCAGCCCTGATGGACAACCTGCTCTTCCGTTTTCATCTCAATCTGGAACATTTCCTTGATCTTTGCATTGATCTGAGTGTTTCCATGATACAGCTCTACCAGCAATTTCCCATCTGGTTCTCTGGCCACTATCAGTGCTCTGAATTTGCATTCTGTCGCTGTTGTCTCAAACCAGCTGTTCACCTCCCCGGGAACATTGGCGGGAACATCAGAGAGACCACACATCACTGCTTGCACAGGCACAGACATGATATCATTTGCCTCTTTGGGAACTGGGAGCAAGTCAGATTTGTCCACCTCAATAGTGTCACCATAATCCACAAAGTGAACCAGAATTGATGGCCTTGTGGTCTTGATCTGTGCCCTGTACCACTCCCCATCAGTGTATCTTGCGAAGCACAAAGTTCCAAAGACTGATGGGACCTTTATCTTCTTGAGCTGATGGCACAGATTAATCACTTTCCTCTTGAGATCTTTTATCACATCAATGTTCTTGTCGAGATGGCAATAGAACTGACTGACATTGTTTACACATGCGACTGTGACTTGTTCCTCTGTCCCGGTTTTGAGATTGTGCGTTGAGTAGTAGTATGTGTCCAGACGGAAAGCTGGGCTAGTGGCTTTCTTGGGAGGCACACTTGTGACAAGATTGGTCATACTGGTGCAGATGCTCTCAAAGGGAGTCTCAAGATCCACAATGTTGTAAACAATCATCTGCTCACTGTACATGATGGCATAAATGGTGCACTTCAAAATGATGAAGTTGGATGCGGCAGTTTCCACAAAGTTTTGGAACTTTGCCTTTGCTTCTTCGTTCCACTCATTCACAGCAGAAGTGGGGTCAGCAGGATTTAAGAGACTGCATCGAAAAGCTTGGCCGTTCAGAGTGAGGAATTCTGGGCAGATTCTCCTCAGGTCACAGATGGAGATGGTCACCGTCTGCCCATAGTCAACAAACAATATGTCCACGTGGGGGGTTTCATGTCTGTGAACCACAAGGCCTCTGTACCACATTCCATTATCAGGGTGTCGAGCGACGCAAGCCATTTCAACATTAGGCTGAAACTCGCTGCCTGCATAATGAGCCTGTATGTCATGCATGAGCAACTTCAAGTGCTCTGCATTTTGTACCAGCTGGCACCAGAAGTCATTTGGGCTTTCGATGTAGGACACATTGATATCAAGGACACTTCCGATTGGAAACATATGCTCCTTAAAGGTGggaacttttctttctttgctggTATTGCCAACCGTGCTTGGGGGTTGGAAAGAGGTTCCACTGTTCCTACAAACATCAAGGAGTCTTGCATCAGAGCGCTGTGTTGGACACATAATGGCAGATTGCAAGGCACTTTTGCTTTTGGGCTGTCTCTGCATCTCAGCCCTTTCAGCAAGGCCGGAACTACACATCAACGCACTGACATCGTGTTCACCCTGTGCTTTGGGATCTCTAAGCTGGACAACATAGCTGTTATTGTACTTTGCTTTCACATGGACTTCCAGTACTTTATCTGTGACTGCTTGGATGAAAAAATCAGAGGAACTTTGACTCCATGTCTCATCCTTCGGTCCGACACCAGCCAGAGTGCATTTCAGTGCCAGTTGTGGCAGCTTTTTGAACTCAGGAGGGAGGACCCTTATGTTACTCTTGTCAATCACTTCTGTGTTTCCATAGTCAACAAAGAACACTTCGACTTGAGTGTCACTGATTTTGGTCACGGTTGCTCTGTAGAAGTCCCCATCTTCTGACTTGGCAGCACAGTAGAGCCCAATAGTTGGGTTTTTCACAACATTTTTAGTCGCCGAATCCTGGTAAAGGCGGTACATACTGTCCAACAGTTCAGCCAACTCCTTTCTGTAGTTCTCGGTTTGGATCCAAAACTCTGATGGGTTGGATATATAGTGAACAACTGCCAAGTGTGAAGAGTTTAGACAGAGATCTTCAGCAGGCAACATCTCTGTGATTGGCTTCCTTTCTTTTGTTACCATCTTTCCTTCTTGTTGGGATGGATACTGGCAGCTGTATGCAGCGTTTGGGATGGCATAATCCCCGAGTGCTTTCTCACACTCGAGCAAACCGCTATCCTTGGAACCAAATAAGTTGTTCATGTTGGTGTTGTCGTCACCATAGAGTGTGATGTAGTAAACTCCCTCAGTGATGCTTTGATACTCAAATTTGGCGATCATTCTCTTGTAGAGCAGGAGAGACCTGAGGAAGTCAATCTGGCTTGTTGTCCATCCCACTCCTTTGTCAATGATTCCATGGAGGGAGCAGATATAAGTGACAACTGGCATTCTGAAGAACTCTGCAGCCAGTGGTCTTATATTCTCCACTTGAACAAACTGTTTTGTTCCATAGTCAACATTCAGCACTTCCGCAACTTTATTGGTTGGGAATACCTGTTGAAGAACAGAGCGGTACCACCTGCCATCACTTCCTCTTGCTGCACATGGAAAGCCAATCATTTCACGGCTTATAGTGCAACTGGACATTCTGCCGTCACAGCTCTGTGTAATTCGCTCAGAGAGTTTCTTCAGTTCTTGTGAGAAGACCTTCAACTGACAAAAAATTCTCTGCGGATTTGTCACTTCTGTTACAATGACTGTCTCCACAGTTCCTCCTGGCAGTTCTGGGTACAGAAACAGCTCATGCTTCTGCAGTCCTTCTCCTGTTCCCTTAGATAGCTGCTGAATCTCTACGGATGCTTCAGCTTCACTGTGGGGGTTTAGTGACATGAGAACAAATTCCAGAAATCTCATTGGAGACAGCTTCTTTGCAAATCCCATCTCATACATTTGTTTGGATATGCAAGGGATGTGCAGGAGAAATGTTCTCTGTGGTACCAGTACATCTTGCACTTGTGCAGTCACAGACTTCCCAGTAAGAGATTTCAGGTATTCAAGAGCCACTGTTGACCATCTGTTCTCAGGTGAGAGTGGTAAAACATTGGCCAACACACAAAACTCTACTTCAGGAGGCAGTTGGAAATGCTCCTTCTTACCCCATGCTAGCTTGCTTGTTGTGGTACTGTGTGTCATCCCTTTGTCAATGAGAAAAACACTGTATTTCGAGCCATTTCTTGAGACTATGCGGGATCTGTACCAAGTTCCATCAAACTGAACTAAGCATTGGTCACCAGGATTTCCTTCCAAGTCTTTAAATACAATTCCAGGACACTGAATGTCCTTAGCTAGGTTGTCGTAATCTGCTATCCGCTTCTGGCTAAATTTTCCCCAGAACTCTACTAAGACACATAGGGGATGCAAGTGGACCTTGGTTATAAGAGTTACTACATCTGATCCTGGGGTGGGAAGTCCTGGGATTGAAGACATTCTGGTAGTTTCATGAATTCAAGCAACCCATGACCTTTCACCTTTCAACATTGATGGCTGAGTCCTGGAGGTTATCTGGAAAGCACAAAAgcacacaaataaacacacaaaaatgagTCAGGATCTTCAACATTTGGATCAAAtactagtgatgctccgatcgatcggctgccgatcatgatcggccgataatgcccaaaaatagcctgatcggcgatcggaaaaatatgccgatcaaaatgccgatcacgtgacgtaaattactagcaaccactttctaatgtggtacggGACGTGTGTACAaaaccgaacaggcaaaacctctacagtgcatctcgacaacatgacctctcctgtctggaatttcttcaaagtgtgtcagaaagatgtgaaacttactgcggtcacgccatctgcgcttcggagaggcacggtcgcgctagctacacttgaaaatcgagtgcccgtttacatcgcgtcgtacggtaaagcgtgtgagcggatttatggtgcattcaagtgcaccccgtaaactcagaaatctatatcgaagtgattttcatttgttggaatacatacacctgtcattacttggttgtttttttactacattctttttaatgattaaaacaaaatgatagaacaaaattattgaagcatattcagaatcaaactcatttctgtaTAGTCATATTTGAAAACTTcctttagaaccaaatcaaaatgttctatgccgactccaccagattcttgttctacatgtccccagctacctctgtggtgattttcaagtcatttcactgcatcattgtttaataatctgatgctgaaatcatacccaatggatgatgtatatgggcagattaaaatattaatagaaaattaaaaaaaacaattgttttctgcaaactccaccagattcttgttctacatgtccccagctacctctggcggtttaatttctataaatggtgcactctctgctagatgaaaggcatggaaatgtccgattccttccgtgatcggcaatcgggcagatcatgattttggtgatcggtccaaaaaatgctgatcggagcatcactatcAAATACCTAATTAAAATGAAGGTCACTTAATGGTGTTACTTGATCAGATTTAGGCTACTAAATGgtcatcaacaacaacaaaactctatcattttaaaggggacatattacagagaggaaaaaaaagaagaaaaaaaccccaCTAACTTGGCCTAACACCAGCCTCAGAGATTataagagcccagtggataaactttATATTTCAGGGGTAATGTCCAAGAGTTAGCAAAAGACTGCGTGTGTACGGAACCACTTTTTGAAAGTACTGTTTTACTAACTGGGTACAGTTCAACTGAACTTCAGACAAGAGAAACATAAGTATTAGAGAAATAATTCatcgagtttttttttttttgttgttgtggtttTTTGCCTTTAACCACAAACTAATACTAACGACGACGTTTCTTGACTGCAATGCAAAGTTACCTCTGCCCAGTCCTCTAGTCATTCTAGATTGTTACagtagccgcattcggacagagcagttctaagaacagtcctcctcgaattccgttctgagaactgtccttccccaggggaacggcttcattttgcatttattttgcatGAGTCGagactgatgcggcgcaaccAGTCTGCGACAATgccgtgttactttagcgccacattcaacaacaaaacaaaacaccacaaagaagctaatatggcgAGCTTGGAGgtcaccgtgttcatggtctgcatgatggtaatattaatcatggacgatcacatcgggcgtctaacatcgaggccggaagaacacacagagagggtcaggatcgagcgcaggcgatacttctttgtttcatgaaggaaggagagcagagcgccgcagacaaaggagacgacgtgtaagtttaaccctctaaccgccaaagtcgcagaattgcgacattacgtcagcataaacaaaacagtctgtagataaaataaacgggctttaaccctctaaccgccaaagtcgcagaattgcgacattacgtcagcataaacaaaacagtctgtagataaaataaacgggctttaaggtgttcagtcctcctaccactagttggcaaacatgttaccctttcaaacaagaccaagctcacgtcattttgtagttcagtgtttttataaggcagtgcaaaaaaGCCGCGCTAGCTCAGACACGGaagcagttattcagagcttttctgtagagacgtgcgagtcgaatttttattgtcagctaactattagtgagtttttaacaccatggcttgtaagaagttgaaccgtgcggaagtattgagcatgctatttgccgattccgactccgaaggagagtttttacctcgtgaggagga is part of the Odontesthes bonariensis isolate fOdoBon6 chromosome 24, fOdoBon6.hap1, whole genome shotgun sequence genome and harbors:
- the tdrd6a gene encoding tudor domain-containing 6; this translates as MSSIPGLPTPGSDVVTLITKVHLHPLCVLVEFWGKFSQKRIADYDNLAKDIQCPGIVFKDLEGNPGDQCLVQFDGTWYRSRIVSRNGSKYSVFLIDKGMTHSTTTSKLAWGKKEHFQLPPEVEFCVLANVLPLSPENRWSTVALEYLKSLTGKSVTAQVQDVLVPQRTFLLHIPCISKQMYEMGFAKKLSPMRFLEFVLMSLNPHSEAEASVEIQQLSKGTGEGLQKHELFLYPELPGGTVETVIVTEVTNPQRIFCQLKVFSQELKKLSERITQSCDGRMSSCTISREMIGFPCAARGSDGRWYRSVLQQVFPTNKVAEVLNVDYGTKQFVQVENIRPLAAEFFRMPVVTYICSLHGIIDKGVGWTTSQIDFLRSLLLYKRMIAKFEYQSITEGVYYITLYGDDNTNMNNLFGSKDSGLLECEKALGDYAIPNAAYSCQYPSQQEGKMVTKERKPITEMLPAEDLCLNSSHLAVVHYISNPSEFWIQTENYRKELAELLDSMYRLYQDSATKNVVKNPTIGLYCAAKSEDGDFYRATVTKISDTQVEVFFVDYGNTEVIDKSNIRVLPPEFKKLPQLALKCTLAGVGPKDETWSQSSSDFFIQAVTDKVLEVHVKAKYNNSYVVQLRDPKAQGEHDVSALMCSSGLAERAEMQRQPKSKSALQSAIMCPTQRSDARLLDVCRNSGTSFQPPSTVGNTSKERKVPTFKEHMFPIGSVLDINVSYIESPNDFWCQLVQNAEHLKLLMHDIQAHYAGSEFQPNVEMACVARHPDNGMWYRGLVVHRHETPHVDILFVDYGQTVTISICDLRRICPEFLTLNGQAFRCSLLNPADPTSAVNEWNEEAKAKFQNFVETAASNFIILKCTIYAIMYSEQMIVYNIVDLETPFESICTSMTNLVTSVPPKKATSPAFRLDTYYYSTHNLKTGTEEQVTVACVNNVSQFYCHLDKNIDVIKDLKRKVINLCHQLKKIKVPSVFGTLCFARYTDGEWYRAQIKTTRPSILVHFVDYGDTIEVDKSDLLPVPKEANDIMSVPVQAVMCGLSDVPANVPGEVNSWFETTATECKFRALIVAREPDGKLLVELYHGNTQINAKIKEMFQIEMKTEEQVVHQGWKTFEHHAQKTPKSFLKPLADTENHKQALKKSNFSAQKPPRHLRLEGKSTDVSQQSAQKPAHHLSENGQKIRPAILELYKPPHQRQSRGTMPNNSSESVGSPVKARKENLPPDTRQLESKSAGTVSQEESDAEKLPKLSDLPSKHIAPAMTAEVYVSHCDSPLSFYVQCVNEESEIISLVEKLNDPEFTPKVNAVEDVHPGDLIQAEFADDSSWYRAVVKEIHDNGMALIEFVDFGNAAVTQISKIVRLQKPLLQLPVYSTHCTLSDAAVLGEERALDPEVVSAFKEDVGCDGEKVLKCQFIRQVGSVWEVRLEDGGVDVVCKVPAECPETVAEKEAKGEPARISGISQEVENSEKSQLNTCFLHDHHQESLVGQQLEVYITAINDAQTFWCQSANSEELDQITFSVAEVGDKTGARHIDPDVFFPGSLCIALFDDDQLWYRAEVLDKDGDELSVLFVDYGNKSPVNISNVREVPLPLMDVPPQAFMCELEGFDTSCGSWDSSAADELSTLTADKLLQLTVTRATTAEGKIRYCVQMECEGQVINEAMKTWWKCFRTEGVPDRGGLTNSFETPLQLDSVVAVLEDQPEYPDIQDVDISCSTAACIHSQSDHSDEEMADPHTGDGYSKLASSPKNSECSQDSVPMASPKQEPISFEGLNVISARLTSPKDNLPCDSGIGETMFLLLDNKDDKDVTVDTVKDTEEDTLGTDYLDSPLEEDIAEPMDELENETADKEEMHPTAHGPDVEHSCDPAMVKDDSETAVSPGTSRTAVKMVPRKADLQETTHTNLEFAKQVIDKKKGTYDSVGLHKHSSIKNHLAQSVPPSRVHPAQQLCGKQESEAGGGITQEEVPRAPPLVQSDSAREEAASAHHCTHLDLLADTDTSTSEPHSSSVFSPEKGDEVGELSGDVAEALSADFCTDLEEPVVDAKTTSARAACLAAEEMTACITEHAGPEVRDDQSEAEDSNEVQNDSVERPPGSRGGMGDVAQRNEVPHISVPHEGNSMTEDERSALDELSACAALPADTESQTDPNLKTLGEDLTCLVGEICLTDLCRDSRREAETVSEDSEQQVNPPPQLSEENKGKDLNDSVFSEETSSSAEESFEAQLSKVTHLSLLITDVPADVPADVPAAERQSEE